One Deltaproteobacteria bacterium DNA window includes the following coding sequences:
- a CDS encoding ABC transporter ATP-binding protein, which translates to EIGRALACEPRLLLLDEPAAGLNMRETKEMGDLIAKIRDRGVTVLLVEHDMALVMRISDEIVVLSYGQKIAEDKPLGIQKNAEVIRVYLGDDKC; encoded by the coding sequence GAGATCGGAAGGGCGCTCGCCTGCGAGCCGCGCCTGCTGCTCCTCGACGAGCCCGCCGCCGGGCTCAACATGCGGGAAACGAAGGAGATGGGGGACCTGATCGCGAAGATCCGCGACCGGGGGGTGACGGTCCTGCTCGTGGAGCACGACATGGCGCTGGTCATGCGGATCTCCGACGAGATCGTGGTCTTGAGCTACGGGCAGAAGATCGCCGAGGACAAGCCGCTCGGGATCCAGAAGAACGCGGAAGTGATCCGGGTGTACCTCGGGGACGACAAGTGCTGA